One Chloroflexota bacterium genomic region harbors:
- a CDS encoding FAD-dependent oxidoreductase, giving the protein MSNDLRNVDVAIVGGGIVGCAVALAARRAGLTAAILERGRICGEASSVAAGLICGQYDADGDSPLVRLRLAGRDGFPEFAELLEALGGAPVGYLPGPTMGVALTDDERERLLARVAAQREAGFDVEFLEPDEARRREPVLAPDVTGAAIYPDGQVDTHRWAPIVHRAVLAAGVDVHLGAEVVAISGGASAAVRTVRGTVSADHVVLATGPWARELLPWVPVVPSKGHIITFEAPNLRTRHVIHRPAGTLSQRSDGRLIFGATKERAGFDRRVRAGAIESLLRAASAGVPGLADGTLTGILTGFRPDSEDGLPLIGRDSRSGVMLATGHHTHGVTMSWLTGQIVARLLTGEDPGYPIAPFSPDRLSDR; this is encoded by the coding sequence ATGAGCAACGACTTGCGGAACGTGGATGTCGCGATCGTCGGCGGCGGCATCGTGGGCTGTGCAGTGGCGCTGGCCGCGCGTCGCGCCGGACTCACGGCGGCGATCCTGGAGCGCGGACGCATCTGCGGCGAGGCGTCGTCCGTGGCGGCGGGGCTCATCTGCGGGCAGTACGACGCCGACGGAGACTCGCCGCTGGTCCGGCTGCGATTGGCGGGACGCGACGGATTTCCCGAATTCGCAGAGCTCTTGGAAGCGCTCGGCGGCGCTCCGGTCGGCTATCTCCCGGGCCCCACCATGGGCGTCGCCCTGACGGACGACGAGCGCGAGCGACTCTTGGCGCGCGTCGCCGCACAGCGGGAAGCCGGTTTCGACGTCGAGTTCCTCGAACCGGACGAAGCGCGACGTCGCGAGCCTGTGCTGGCGCCTGATGTCACCGGCGCGGCCATCTACCCGGACGGGCAGGTCGACACGCATCGATGGGCGCCGATCGTGCATCGCGCGGTCCTGGCGGCGGGCGTGGACGTGCACCTGGGCGCGGAGGTCGTGGCGATCTCGGGCGGCGCCAGTGCGGCGGTGCGAACCGTGCGCGGCACGGTCAGCGCGGACCACGTCGTGCTGGCCACGGGTCCCTGGGCGCGCGAGCTGCTTCCCTGGGTTCCCGTCGTCCCGTCCAAGGGGCACATCATCACCTTCGAAGCGCCCAATCTCCGCACGCGCCACGTCATCCACCGGCCCGCCGGCACGCTGAGCCAGCGATCGGATGGGCGCTTGATCTTCGGCGCCACCAAGGAGCGCGCGGGTTTCGACCGGCGGGTGCGGGCAGGTGCGATCGAGTCGCTGCTCCGCGCCGCCTCGGCGGGGGTCCCCGGGTTGGCGGACGGAACGCTCACGGGGATTCTGACGGGATTTCGTCCGGACTCCGAGGACGGCCTGCCGTTGATCGGGCGCGATTCTCGGAGCGGGGTGATGCTCGCGACCGGCCATCACACCCACGGCGTCACGATGAGCTGGCTGACGGGACAGATCGTGGCCCGTCTGCTGACCGGCGAAGATCCCGGCTACCCGATTGCGCCGTTCAGTCCCGATCGGTTGAGCGATCGTTAG
- a CDS encoding endonuclease V: MTSGSRGPLARARQTLTLPNLGWPSDAAGARTLQEQLATRVVAAGSARRASLVAGVDVHVRHETAIAVAALVHIPTLELRETATAEEPVGFPYLTGLLAFRELPAALAAVKRLRTTPQAVLVDGHGLAHPRRFGLACHLGLSLDLPTAGCAKTRLVGDHPMPDGPRGSQAALTLRGEVVGAVLRTRADVSPVFVSVGHRLSLQAATALVLRCTGRFRQPEPLRQAHLAARALARA; encoded by the coding sequence TTGACGAGCGGCAGTCGGGGTCCACTGGCGCGGGCTAGGCAAACGCTGACGCTTCCGAATCTCGGCTGGCCATCGGACGCCGCCGGCGCCCGCACATTGCAGGAACAGTTGGCGACGCGCGTCGTCGCGGCGGGGTCGGCGCGGCGCGCCAGCCTTGTGGCCGGGGTCGACGTGCACGTGCGCCACGAGACGGCCATTGCGGTGGCGGCGCTGGTCCACATTCCGACGCTCGAGTTGCGCGAGACGGCCACGGCGGAGGAGCCGGTAGGCTTTCCCTACCTCACCGGCCTGCTGGCGTTTCGCGAGCTGCCGGCGGCGCTGGCCGCCGTGAAGCGTTTGCGCACGACGCCACAGGCGGTGCTGGTGGACGGGCACGGCTTGGCGCACCCGCGGCGCTTCGGCCTGGCCTGCCACCTCGGACTGTCGCTCGATCTGCCCACCGCCGGCTGCGCCAAGACGCGACTCGTGGGTGACCACCCGATGCCCGACGGGCCGCGCGGATCGCAGGCCGCGCTGACGCTGCGAGGCGAGGTGGTGGGCGCCGTGCTGCGCACGCGGGCCGACGTGTCGCCGGTGTTCGTGTCGGTGGGCCACAGGCTCTCGCTGCAAGCGGCGACGGCCCTGGTGTTGCGGTGCACGGGACGTTTTCGCCAGCCGGAGCCGCTGCGACAGGCACACCTCGCCGCGCGCGCCCTTGCCCGCGCATGA
- a CDS encoding nucleotidyltransferase family protein has product MYAVLIAGGKGERLRPLTADRPKPMVEVAGRPIMARQIDWLIGQGVDRFVVSCGAMHAVIQDYFGNGGSLGVEITYEVEDTPMGRGGGLRLGCAQIPATEELFIATNADILSAQELAPMIAQHREDGNTATILLTPYVSQFGIVEIEGRQVRQFATNPVLPHWVNGGVYVMSREIEHQLPVVGDHEDSTFPDLAAQGKLGAFPSRAWWRAMDSVKDHARLEQELDERQSGSTGAG; this is encoded by the coding sequence ATGTACGCGGTGCTGATTGCCGGAGGCAAGGGCGAGCGGCTGCGGCCGCTCACGGCGGACCGACCGAAGCCCATGGTGGAGGTCGCGGGGCGACCCATCATGGCGCGTCAAATCGACTGGTTGATCGGCCAGGGGGTCGATCGGTTTGTCGTGTCCTGCGGCGCCATGCACGCGGTCATCCAGGACTACTTCGGCAACGGAGGCTCCCTGGGGGTCGAGATCACGTACGAGGTGGAGGACACGCCCATGGGGCGCGGCGGCGGCTTGCGGCTCGGCTGCGCCCAAATCCCCGCGACCGAGGAGCTGTTCATCGCCACGAATGCCGACATCCTCTCGGCCCAGGAGCTGGCGCCGATGATCGCGCAGCACCGCGAGGACGGAAACACCGCCACCATTCTGCTCACGCCCTACGTCAGCCAGTTCGGCATCGTGGAGATCGAGGGTCGGCAGGTGCGGCAATTCGCCACCAACCCCGTGCTGCCGCATTGGGTCAACGGCGGCGTCTACGTGATGAGCCGTGAGATCGAGCACCAGCTACCCGTCGTCGGCGACCACGAGGACTCGACGTTTCCCGACCTTGCCGCCCAAGGGAAGCTGGGTGCGTTCCCATCGCGCGCCTGGTGGCGCGCCATGGACAGCGTCAAAGACCACGCACGCCTCGAGCAGGAGCTTGACGAGCGGCAGTCGGGGTCCACTGGCGCGGGCTAG
- a CDS encoding sugar phosphate isomerase/epimerase, whose amino-acid sequence MMKLCLLSLSFKRSFAAGAMDIWSFLDVARDLGFDGVDLHALGLPSDDDRVLDKVADACLDRGLSIPCVSIGNTYAGPEEHLHKQIAMTHRWIRAAARLKAPQVRVFAGTAEPGDESAGWTRCVAALRQSGAFGAELGVRVSLQNHNHRQIARTGDDVQRMLADVGHRNMGHVLDCGQYAGSPGASGYAEDPDRAAYDYLASIEQTAPLATHVRAKIYEMRDGRETSLDYERIFRALRGVSYNGWVSLVYEGQGDERADIAAAIPMLRRFMAEYSTPVVSAE is encoded by the coding sequence ATGATGAAACTCTGTCTGCTGTCGCTTTCGTTCAAGCGCTCCTTCGCGGCGGGCGCGATGGACATCTGGTCGTTTCTCGACGTGGCCAGGGACCTCGGCTTTGACGGCGTGGACCTGCACGCGCTTGGGCTTCCGTCAGACGACGATCGCGTGCTCGACAAGGTCGCGGACGCCTGTCTTGACCGCGGGCTTTCGATCCCCTGCGTCTCGATCGGCAATACATACGCAGGACCGGAAGAGCACCTGCACAAGCAGATTGCCATGACCCACCGCTGGATCCGCGCGGCGGCTCGGCTCAAGGCCCCTCAGGTGCGGGTCTTCGCCGGAACGGCGGAGCCCGGCGACGAGTCTGCCGGGTGGACGCGCTGCGTCGCGGCGCTGCGGCAGTCGGGGGCATTCGGCGCCGAGCTGGGCGTGCGGGTGAGCCTGCAAAACCACAATCACCGGCAGATCGCGCGCACGGGAGACGACGTGCAGCGCATGCTGGCGGACGTCGGCCACCGGAATATGGGGCACGTGCTGGACTGCGGCCAGTACGCGGGATCGCCCGGCGCCAGCGGCTATGCCGAAGATCCCGATCGCGCCGCATACGACTATCTGGCCAGCATCGAGCAGACAGCCCCCTTGGCCACTCACGTGCGCGCCAAGATCTACGAGATGCGCGACGGTCGCGAGACCAGCCTGGACTATGAGCGCATCTTCCGCGCGCTGCGCGGGGTGTCCTACAACGGCTGGGTGAGCCTGGTATACGAAGGCCAGGGCGACGAACGCGCCGATATCGCCGCGGCCATCCCGATGCTGCGGCGGTTCATGGCCGAATACTCCACGCCTGTCGTTTCGGCTGAGTGA
- a CDS encoding class I SAM-dependent methyltransferase — MTAQPPFAETGYDQAARVYDFEYPDCTGDELEFLAASAGPAPSRILELATGTGRVALALATLGHEVTGLDISEGMLARARAKRATLEPEIAARVAFTHRDMARFRLDVSFDVVVAAFNALLLLPDAKARASCLAASFDHLRPGGSLVIDVFAANAIDRTPDHETVQFLERDPETDRLITRERFYTYDPETDRGQSLLIYRLHGDGGEPSEELRLGYSLALMSHDQLVDEIRAAGFAELAVYGDYRRGPWSPDSPNLIVCARRRAR; from the coding sequence ATGACCGCGCAGCCGCCGTTCGCCGAAACTGGCTACGACCAGGCCGCGCGCGTCTATGACTTCGAATACCCCGATTGCACCGGCGATGAGCTGGAGTTCCTGGCGGCCAGCGCGGGACCGGCGCCTTCGCGCATCCTCGAGTTGGCCACCGGCACGGGGCGAGTGGCGCTGGCGCTGGCGACGCTCGGTCACGAAGTTACCGGATTGGATATATCGGAGGGCATGCTGGCCCGGGCTCGCGCCAAGCGAGCGACGTTGGAGCCAGAGATCGCTGCCCGCGTTGCGTTTACTCACCGCGACATGGCGCGCTTTCGACTCGACGTGTCGTTCGACGTGGTGGTCGCTGCATTCAACGCGCTCCTGCTACTGCCCGACGCCAAGGCGCGAGCGTCGTGCCTGGCCGCATCGTTCGACCACCTGCGGCCGGGCGGGAGCTTGGTGATCGACGTGTTCGCGGCGAATGCAATCGATCGCACCCCGGACCACGAGACGGTGCAGTTTCTGGAGCGCGACCCGGAAACGGATCGGCTCATCACGCGCGAGCGCTTCTACACCTACGACCCGGAGACTGATCGAGGCCAAAGCCTGCTCATCTACCGGCTCCATGGGGACGGCGGCGAGCCATCCGAGGAGCTGCGGCTCGGATACAGCCTCGCCCTCATGAGCCACGACCAGTTGGTCGACGAGATTCGCGCCGCGGGATTCGCCGAGCTGGCCGTCTATGGCGACTATCGGCGCGGGCCGTGGTCTCCGGACTCGCCGAACCTCATCGTCTGCGCGCGTCGGCGCGCTCGTTGA
- a CDS encoding acetylxylan esterase yields the protein MLPVGGFVALGVALALLGLVIGLRHELRLAVDVGNALASLIPSDDQSETAEPNARSVGYTSRAGDEIPADLYAASADGPGPALILVNGVEVTGRRHPVLVAFAESLARAGFVVLAPEQLGNAAYRLVDRDPDALVAGFEFLARQPEVDPQRIAFVGVSTGGSLSLVAAADPRIADDVAFVATVGSYYSLATLLQAATTGTILDDGGLRPFTPHRYVWGVARNTLVSHLPDATDQRMLYDLFPAASPDPDPDALARTDLDDFTAAGRAVFELFANRDPQQASYRIRRMEAHLPLSLDALSPVGVADGIQAKVRMLHDLGDTYIPSSESKRLLRRLGPRQAVLTQTDVLEHALLDEVQLSPDFLLGTFAPGMLSLFGFTFAALHGL from the coding sequence GTGCTCCCCGTCGGCGGGTTCGTGGCGCTTGGCGTTGCGCTTGCCCTGCTCGGCCTGGTGATTGGGCTGCGCCACGAGCTGCGGCTGGCGGTGGACGTGGGCAACGCGCTGGCATCGCTGATTCCCAGCGACGATCAGTCGGAGACTGCCGAACCCAACGCGCGGAGCGTCGGCTACACGAGCCGCGCGGGCGATGAAATCCCGGCCGATCTCTACGCAGCGTCGGCCGACGGCCCCGGCCCGGCGCTGATCCTGGTCAACGGCGTCGAAGTGACCGGACGGCGGCATCCGGTCCTGGTGGCGTTTGCGGAGTCGCTGGCGCGGGCCGGATTCGTCGTGCTGGCGCCCGAGCAACTCGGCAACGCGGCCTACCGCCTAGTCGATCGCGACCCGGACGCCCTCGTGGCGGGCTTCGAGTTCCTGGCGCGGCAACCGGAGGTCGATCCCCAGCGAATCGCCTTCGTGGGCGTCTCCACGGGCGGATCGCTGTCGCTCGTGGCCGCCGCCGATCCGCGCATCGCCGACGACGTCGCGTTCGTCGCCACCGTCGGCTCCTACTACAGCCTGGCGACGCTGCTCCAGGCCGCCACGACCGGCACCATCCTCGACGACGGCGGCCTTCGACCGTTCACCCCGCACCGCTACGTGTGGGGCGTCGCGCGCAACACGTTGGTCAGCCATCTGCCGGACGCCACCGATCAGCGGATGCTCTACGACCTTTTTCCCGCCGCTTCGCCCGATCCGGACCCTGACGCGCTGGCGCGCACGGACCTCGACGATTTCACGGCGGCCGGTCGGGCCGTCTTCGAACTCTTTGCCAATCGCGATCCGCAGCAGGCCTCCTATCGCATTCGCCGCATGGAGGCGCACCTGCCGCTCAGTCTCGACGCGCTTTCGCCGGTGGGCGTGGCCGACGGGATCCAAGCGAAAGTCCGCATGCTCCACGACCTCGGCGACACCTACATTCCAAGCAGCGAGTCCAAGCGCTTGCTGCGTCGACTCGGCCCGCGGCAGGCGGTGCTCACCCAGACCGACGTGCTGGAGCACGCGCTGCTGGATGAGGTGCAGCTCTCGCCCGACTTCCTGCTGGGCACCTTCGCGCCCGGCATGTTGAGCCTGTTTGGGTTTACCTTCGCCGCGCTGCACGGTCTGTGA
- a CDS encoding trypsin-like peptidase domain-containing protein, producing MRAPGYCVIPRPVDTSRAVAGQALARVLAIVIAVAVLAVPPPAFAAESGFATAQVSAAKYFPVLEHNVSDLAGTFADGRGYTASFLQHFERTGGVERWGFPTSAIVEETLGTLTQYYQRGVVDWQPPPGGGAHTFLRRLAWDYVGGGLGGSEDQGVEPDLTNPNPGEALGPWGHKVSDFSVEGASTGFASFFNRLGGVESFGFPKSDARHDDHPQAVLHDPTRPPDDRIRQYFQAAVLEYHPESPGSPVKLRLLGDVVRDSRYPYGAWRQYLAFAPEAPLAAGDALELGLESRRGPRGPTVADAAEFLQLSLLRVQTDKGCGSAFFVTADGYAVTNWHVVQDAVGIVVSSPGGYIAEAEIVAGDADRDIALLKVPDEGHVPVIWGDSDGLQTGDHLVALGYSVTLVQRGSNCPPLPTVTTGVLSNRVVNEGVSYLQTDAALNPGSSGGPVATTSGQVIGVTVAGFAELQNTNFVIPGSEVRALVDTWLEDIRVGEAPPAIPPAAEPEILFRSRRVRCDGFGGSDLGTKSFNFALGTTIETFGDAAAVITFNDVFDQEFQSRDTLYLGPHIWNGERSQFTWVRVTGGHLEVVASDEIVAIPADSTSYTLVLVYDAGSVQLFVNDEERYVEDGLQYEYPKLSLGCTGLVDPGRDYVVFSDMRIVGVPLPG from the coding sequence TTGCGCGCCCCGGGGTACTGCGTCATTCCACGTCCGGTCGACACGTCGCGGGCGGTCGCGGGACAGGCGCTGGCACGGGTGCTTGCGATTGTCATCGCGGTGGCAGTTCTTGCCGTACCGCCGCCGGCATTCGCGGCTGAATCGGGGTTTGCCACCGCGCAGGTTTCGGCTGCCAAGTACTTCCCGGTACTCGAGCACAACGTGTCCGACCTTGCGGGAACGTTTGCCGACGGCCGTGGCTACACGGCGAGTTTTCTCCAGCACTTCGAGCGAACCGGCGGCGTAGAGCGCTGGGGATTCCCGACCTCGGCCATTGTCGAGGAGACGCTCGGAACGCTGACGCAGTACTACCAGCGCGGCGTGGTGGACTGGCAGCCGCCGCCCGGCGGGGGCGCCCACACGTTCCTCCGCCGCCTCGCGTGGGACTACGTGGGCGGCGGGTTGGGCGGCTCGGAGGATCAGGGCGTCGAGCCGGACCTCACCAATCCCAACCCCGGCGAGGCGCTCGGTCCCTGGGGCCACAAGGTTTCCGACTTTTCGGTGGAAGGCGCGAGCACGGGCTTCGCCAGTTTTTTCAACCGGCTCGGCGGCGTCGAATCGTTTGGCTTCCCCAAGAGCGACGCGCGACACGACGATCACCCGCAGGCCGTGCTGCACGACCCCACCCGGCCGCCGGACGACCGTATTCGCCAGTACTTCCAAGCGGCGGTGCTCGAGTATCACCCGGAGTCGCCGGGGTCGCCGGTGAAGCTGCGCTTGCTCGGGGACGTCGTACGGGACAGCCGATATCCCTATGGCGCCTGGCGGCAATACCTGGCATTTGCCCCCGAAGCGCCGCTGGCGGCCGGCGATGCGCTTGAACTCGGACTCGAAAGTCGCCGCGGGCCGCGCGGCCCAACCGTGGCCGACGCGGCAGAGTTCCTGCAGCTGTCGCTGCTGCGCGTGCAGACCGACAAAGGCTGCGGGTCGGCCTTCTTCGTCACCGCCGACGGCTATGCGGTTACCAATTGGCACGTCGTACAAGACGCCGTCGGCATCGTCGTGTCGAGCCCAGGGGGCTACATCGCAGAAGCCGAGATCGTGGCAGGCGACGCCGATCGCGACATTGCCCTGCTGAAGGTCCCGGACGAGGGCCACGTTCCGGTGATCTGGGGCGACTCCGACGGCCTTCAGACCGGCGACCACCTGGTGGCGCTCGGCTACAGCGTGACGCTGGTCCAGCGCGGCTCCAACTGTCCGCCACTGCCGACGGTGACGACCGGTGTCCTGTCCAATCGCGTGGTCAATGAAGGGGTCAGCTATCTCCAGACCGACGCCGCGCTGAATCCCGGTAGCAGCGGCGGGCCCGTCGCGACGACGTCGGGCCAAGTCATCGGCGTGACCGTGGCCGGGTTTGCCGAACTTCAGAACACAAACTTCGTCATTCCTGGTTCCGAAGTGCGCGCGTTGGTCGATACGTGGCTCGAAGACATTCGCGTTGGCGAAGCGCCGCCGGCGATTCCGCCCGCTGCCGAACCCGAGATCTTGTTCAGGAGCCGGCGGGTGCGTTGCGACGGTTTCGGCGGATCCGATTTGGGTACCAAGAGCTTCAATTTCGCCCTGGGAACGACGATCGAGACGTTTGGCGACGCCGCGGCGGTGATTACGTTCAACGACGTGTTCGACCAGGAATTCCAAAGTCGCGACACGCTGTATCTTGGTCCCCACATTTGGAATGGTGAACGGTCGCAGTTCACATGGGTCCGGGTGACCGGCGGCCACCTCGAGGTCGTGGCTTCCGACGAGATCGTGGCGATTCCCGCGGATTCAACGTCGTACACGCTGGTTCTCGTGTACGACGCCGGATCGGTGCAGCTCTTTGTCAACGACGAGGAGCGCTACGTCGAAGACGGCTTGCAGTACGAATACCCGAAGCTCTCGCTGGGTTGCACGGGACTGGTCGATCCGGGTCGCGACTACGTCGTGTTCTCGGACATGCGGATCGTCGGCGTGCCGCTTCCCGGATGA
- the polX gene encoding DNA polymerase/3'-5' exonuclease PolX — MTNKDAADLLEAFADVLELRGANQFRVRAFRTASRRVDGLTVDLGELVASDSLESVPGIGKGIAGFLRELVTTGSVAEYEELRAEIPPGVFDMLRVPGLGPKTAATLYTKLEITSIDELEAAARANELAQVRSIGAKRQERLLRELQRFRERTARHLLGDVLPLAEHLAAHVRAAPGVSEATCAGSLRRMRETIGDLDILAAADDPDPVMRHFLDHEAIDEVLASGSTKSSVLVANNLQVDLLVVPPNSYGAALVYFTGSKEHNIELRHRALALGLSLNEWGLDEVETQVRRPAPSEADVYAALGLPVIPPELRESRGEVAAAADGSLPELIELSDIRGEFHGHSLWSDGAASIADMVQAAQAAGYAFIGITDHSGSLQVANGLSPERITAQRDEIEQARANVSGIRVLHGSEVEILSDGALDYDDDLLAELDVVVASIHSNFNQPREAMTARLIAAIRNPHVDVIGHPTGRMLGYRDGYEFVFFFNDTATTETGTAMEINASPERLDLDDVMARRAKELGVPIAINSDAHRPESLAYMRYGVATARRAWLTAGDVLNTMAPEALTAWLSQPKPRRWSPHR, encoded by the coding sequence ATGACAAACAAGGACGCGGCCGATCTGCTGGAAGCATTCGCGGACGTGCTGGAGCTCCGCGGCGCCAATCAGTTTCGCGTGCGGGCGTTTCGCACGGCTTCGCGCCGGGTGGACGGGCTAACCGTCGACCTGGGCGAGTTGGTCGCGAGCGATTCGCTGGAGTCGGTGCCGGGCATCGGCAAGGGCATTGCGGGATTCCTGCGCGAGCTCGTGACCACCGGCAGCGTCGCGGAATACGAGGAATTGCGGGCCGAGATTCCGCCCGGCGTCTTCGACATGCTGCGAGTGCCCGGCCTCGGCCCCAAGACCGCGGCCACGCTCTACACGAAGCTGGAGATCACCAGCATCGACGAGTTGGAAGCGGCGGCGCGAGCGAACGAGTTGGCGCAGGTGCGCAGCATCGGCGCCAAGCGGCAGGAACGCCTCCTGCGCGAGCTGCAGCGCTTCCGCGAACGCACCGCGCGCCACCTGCTGGGCGACGTGCTGCCGCTGGCGGAGCACCTCGCGGCCCACGTTCGCGCGGCACCCGGCGTATCCGAGGCGACCTGCGCCGGCAGCCTGCGCCGGATGCGGGAGACCATTGGCGACCTGGACATCCTGGCCGCCGCCGACGACCCCGACCCGGTGATGCGCCACTTCCTCGACCACGAGGCCATCGACGAGGTGCTGGCGTCGGGCTCGACCAAATCCAGCGTGCTGGTGGCCAACAATCTCCAGGTCGATCTGCTGGTGGTGCCGCCGAACAGTTACGGCGCGGCGCTGGTCTACTTCACCGGGTCGAAGGAGCACAACATCGAGTTGCGGCACCGCGCGCTGGCATTGGGCCTGTCGCTCAACGAGTGGGGGCTGGATGAGGTCGAGACCCAGGTGCGCCGGCCCGCGCCCAGCGAGGCCGATGTCTACGCGGCCCTCGGATTGCCCGTGATTCCGCCCGAGCTTCGCGAGAGCCGCGGCGAGGTTGCCGCGGCGGCGGACGGCTCGCTGCCCGAGCTCATCGAGCTGTCCGACATCCGCGGTGAGTTCCACGGGCATTCACTCTGGAGCGACGGCGCGGCGTCGATCGCCGATATGGTGCAGGCGGCGCAGGCCGCCGGATACGCCTTCATCGGCATCACGGACCACTCGGGCAGCTTGCAGGTCGCCAACGGCCTGTCGCCGGAGCGAATCACGGCGCAGCGGGACGAAATCGAGCAGGCGAGGGCCAATGTTTCCGGCATTCGGGTGCTGCACGGCAGCGAGGTCGAGATTCTGAGCGACGGCGCTCTTGACTACGACGACGACCTGTTGGCCGAGCTCGACGTCGTGGTGGCGTCGATTCACAGCAACTTCAATCAGCCGCGCGAGGCCATGACGGCGCGGCTGATCGCGGCGATTCGCAACCCCCACGTGGACGTGATCGGCCATCCCACGGGGCGCATGCTCGGCTACCGCGACGGCTACGAGTTCGTTTTTTTTTTTAATGATACGGCGACCACCGAGACCGGCACGGCCATGGAAATCAACGCCTCACCGGAGCGACTCGACCTGGACGACGTGATGGCACGCCGGGCCAAGGAGCTGGGGGTGCCCATTGCCATCAACTCCGACGCTCACCGCCCCGAAAGCCTGGCCTACATGCGCTACGGCGTCGCCACGGCTCGCCGCGCGTGGCTCACCGCCGGCGACGTGCTCAACACCATGGCGCCGGAGGCCCTGACGGCGTGGCTGAGCCAACCAAAGCCGCGGCGCTGGTCGCCACATCGATAG
- a CDS encoding ATP cone domain-containing protein, which translates to MVDSREAPDAVRRRRECSEGHRFTTYERCEVFSCPRCSATETRVEGTDVGARGVARTRRCGRCGLIFDTIEGLVRPDISVIKADGRREPFSGGKLFGAVRAACSKRPVVTEDVLVLADGIEAELRDTGQTEVRSAVLAEMVLERLQPLDEVASVRYASSYVEPGGVEEMLTVIRQTLDRRELQSIRETNLPLVADESESST; encoded by the coding sequence GTGGTCGACTCGCGCGAAGCGCCGGACGCCGTGCGCCGGCGTCGCGAGTGCAGCGAAGGCCATCGGTTCACGACCTACGAGCGGTGCGAGGTCTTTAGCTGCCCGCGCTGCTCCGCCACCGAAACGCGTGTCGAAGGCACCGACGTCGGCGCGCGCGGCGTGGCGCGCACCCGTCGCTGTGGTCGCTGCGGCCTGATCTTCGACACCATCGAAGGCCTGGTTCGCCCCGACATTTCCGTGATCAAAGCCGACGGGCGGCGCGAACCGTTCAGCGGCGGCAAGCTCTTCGGCGCGGTGCGCGCGGCGTGCTCCAAGCGGCCCGTGGTGACCGAGGACGTGCTGGTGCTGGCGGACGGCATCGAGGCCGAGCTACGGGACACCGGTCAGACCGAGGTGCGCTCGGCCGTGCTGGCCGAAATGGTCCTCGAGCGGCTCCAACCGCTCGACGAGGTCGCCTCGGTTCGCTACGCCTCCAGCTACGTCGAGCCCGGCGGGGTGGAAGAGATGCTGACGGTGATTCGCCAGACCCTGGATCGGCGAGAGCTGCAATCGATTCGCGAGACGAACCTGCCGCTCGTCGCGGACGAGTCGGAGTCCTCCACCTGA